Proteins from a single region of Verrucomicrobiia bacterium:
- a CDS encoding MBL fold metallo-hydrolase: MSLEDHVGDVIRKAREMANVSAATAAQALGLSVEEFQALEAQGACGRKLDFAMLGRLLGLEGGRLARLAAGWHPAEPDLSQWRQLRQITSRSGMEVHCYLVWDEATRDAALFDTGYDAGAIFRVLAGEGLELRHIFITHSHADHVAALAEVRERFPRAQLHTSAAEALPQHRNRPQDCIPVGNLRVTHRPTPGHAPDGVTYIVGNWPEDAPFVAMVGDAIFAGSMGRAGAQGEVARSKVREQILSLPPETLLCPGHGALTTVAEEKANNPFFG; the protein is encoded by the coding sequence ATGAGTTTGGAAGATCATGTGGGTGATGTGATTCGGAAGGCGCGGGAGATGGCCAACGTGAGCGCCGCGACGGCCGCGCAGGCGCTGGGTCTGAGCGTGGAGGAATTTCAGGCATTGGAGGCGCAGGGCGCGTGCGGCCGGAAGCTGGACTTTGCCATGTTGGGCCGGCTGCTGGGGCTGGAGGGGGGCCGGCTGGCGCGGCTGGCGGCGGGGTGGCATCCGGCGGAGCCGGATTTGAGCCAGTGGCGGCAGTTGCGGCAGATCACGTCGAGGAGCGGGATGGAGGTGCATTGTTATCTGGTGTGGGATGAGGCCACGCGGGATGCGGCGTTGTTTGACACGGGCTACGACGCCGGGGCCATCTTCCGCGTGTTGGCGGGGGAGGGGCTGGAGCTGCGGCATATTTTCATTACGCATTCGCACGCCGATCATGTGGCGGCGCTGGCGGAAGTGCGGGAGAGATTTCCACGGGCGCAGTTGCACACCAGCGCGGCGGAGGCGCTGCCGCAGCATCGCAATCGGCCGCAGGACTGCATACCTGTGGGCAATTTGCGGGTGACCCATCGTCCCACGCCGGGCCATGCGCCGGACGGGGTGACGTACATTGTGGGCAACTGGCCGGAGGACGCCCCATTTGTGGCGATGGTGGGGGACGCGATATTTGCGGGGAGCATGGGGCGGGCGGGGGCGCAGGGGGAGGTGGCGCGGAGCAAGGTGCGCGAGCAGATACTCTCGCTGCCGCCGGAGACGCTGTTATGCCCTGGTCACGGGGCCCTGACGACGGTGGCGGAGGAGAAGGCGAACAATCCGTTTTTTGGTTGA
- a CDS encoding NAD(P)H-dependent oxidoreductase, whose translation MKISLILAHPNPGSFNHALAAAAREVLAAGGHECRYHDLYQEKFDPVMGADEIPRGAVMPPAVEQHARELEEAGGLVIVHPNWWCQPPAILKGWVDRVLRPGRAYNFVPDGKGGGRAVGLLKVGAVLVITTANNPQEREVEMYGDPLEVFWKKVVFGICGIPNVQRLIFAPVITSTAGQRAEWLEATRRRVGEVFGKAN comes from the coding sequence ATGAAAATCTCATTAATTTTGGCACATCCGAATCCTGGCAGTTTCAACCACGCGCTGGCGGCGGCTGCGCGGGAGGTTCTGGCGGCTGGCGGTCATGAGTGCCGGTATCATGATTTGTATCAGGAGAAGTTTGATCCGGTGATGGGGGCGGACGAAATCCCGCGTGGGGCGGTGATGCCGCCGGCGGTGGAGCAGCACGCGCGGGAGCTGGAGGAGGCTGGGGGGCTGGTGATTGTGCATCCCAACTGGTGGTGCCAGCCGCCGGCCATCCTGAAGGGATGGGTGGATCGGGTGCTGCGGCCGGGGCGGGCCTATAACTTTGTGCCGGACGGCAAGGGGGGCGGTCGGGCGGTGGGCCTGTTGAAGGTGGGGGCGGTGTTGGTCATTACCACGGCTAATAATCCGCAGGAGCGGGAGGTGGAAATGTACGGTGATCCGCTGGAGGTTTTCTGGAAGAAGGTGGTGTTTGGCATTTGTGGGATTCCGAATGTCCAGCGCCTAATCTTTGCGCCGGTGATCACCAGCACGGCGGGGCAGCGGGCGGAGTGGCTGGAGGCCACGCGGCGGCGGGTGGGGGAGGTGTTTGGGAAGGCGAATTGA
- a CDS encoding porin: MKFNKWTLGLAAVGVVSLASAVQAEERDNPVMTALSSTSISGYVDTAAVWRFGNNTSKAGAGSGWLVPGAVNANPATAAAYQNKADIFNLNAVGLTLEKPLDEAEWSAGYRVDMVYGPDIVGWNPSVNSFGVSDFGLKQAYVVLRAPVGNGLDFKLGTFDTVVGFESFEAYKNPHWTRSYGWEIEPTQHTGALVSYRFNDMIAMSAGIANTAAAGINARPARAGLPAGQIVSETEKTYMGQITLTAPESLGFLAGSTLNAGVVNGLAGGVSDTTWVYVGGVMNTPLEGLKLGAAYDHRMTSHKGDINAAGYVPGTYAYTIAGYLMYQATEKLNLAARVDYAKGTAGTWYFIGGGESNPRNQLLGITGTVDYKLWENVITRLEFRWDHELTGQKSSASTPGPFGFDDNNNYLLALNVIYRF; the protein is encoded by the coding sequence ATGAAGTTTAACAAATGGACCCTGGGTCTGGCCGCAGTCGGCGTGGTCAGCCTGGCAAGTGCAGTGCAAGCCGAAGAACGGGACAACCCCGTCATGACGGCGCTGTCCTCTACCAGCATCAGCGGTTATGTGGATACCGCTGCGGTATGGCGGTTTGGCAACAACACCAGCAAGGCGGGCGCGGGCTCGGGCTGGCTGGTGCCGGGCGCGGTCAACGCCAATCCGGCGACTGCGGCGGCCTACCAGAACAAGGCCGACATCTTCAACCTCAACGCCGTGGGGTTGACCCTCGAGAAACCGCTGGATGAAGCCGAATGGTCCGCGGGTTACCGGGTGGACATGGTTTATGGCCCAGACATCGTGGGCTGGAACCCCTCGGTGAACTCGTTTGGCGTGTCTGATTTCGGTCTCAAGCAGGCGTATGTCGTCCTGCGCGCCCCGGTGGGCAACGGCCTGGACTTCAAACTGGGCACCTTTGACACCGTCGTGGGTTTCGAGTCCTTTGAAGCCTACAAGAACCCCCACTGGACCCGCTCCTACGGCTGGGAAATTGAACCCACGCAGCACACCGGCGCTTTGGTGAGCTATCGGTTCAATGACATGATCGCTATGAGCGCGGGCATCGCCAACACCGCCGCCGCGGGCATCAACGCCCGTCCGGCGCGCGCGGGCCTGCCTGCCGGGCAGATCGTGTCCGAAACCGAAAAAACCTACATGGGCCAAATCACCCTCACCGCTCCGGAGAGCCTCGGCTTCCTGGCCGGCTCCACCCTGAACGCGGGCGTAGTCAATGGTCTGGCCGGTGGCGTGAGCGACACCACCTGGGTGTATGTGGGCGGCGTGATGAACACCCCGCTGGAAGGCCTCAAGCTGGGCGCGGCCTATGATCACCGCATGACCAGCCACAAGGGTGACATCAATGCTGCGGGTTACGTCCCGGGCACCTATGCCTACACCATCGCCGGTTACCTCATGTACCAGGCCACGGAGAAGTTGAACCTCGCGGCCCGCGTTGATTACGCCAAGGGCACCGCCGGCACGTGGTACTTCATCGGGGGCGGTGAGAGCAATCCGCGCAACCAACTGCTCGGCATCACCGGCACGGTGGACTACAAGCTGTGGGAAAACGTGATCACCCGTCTCGAGTTCCGCTGGGATCACGAGTTGACCGGTCAGAAGTCCTCGGCCAGCACCCCTGGTCCGTTCGGCTTCGACGACAACAACAACTACCTGTTGGCGTTGAACGTCATCTACCGGTTCTAA
- a CDS encoding sugar phosphate isomerase/epimerase produces the protein MSNPVTRRQFVGAAGALAGLITLGSAAAPLAAQTASPKGFKFSLNTATIRGQKLSLPEQFEVAAKAGYDFIEPWLGDLAKYAESHSLKELRQRADDLGLKVISGIGFPEWAVNDDARRARAMEQLKREMDLMAQLGAPHIAAPPAGIYGREIKVELDRLAERYRAVLDLGRQMQVVPMLEIWGASANLNNLADATYVITKAAHPDACLLADVYHIYRGGSDFASLRVLGPTSLRVFHMNDYPATPPRDALRDSDRIWPGDGQAPMKEIFAHFLANGSRPVLSLELFNNEYYKLPALEAARTGLAKMKKCVE, from the coding sequence ATGTCCAACCCGGTAACTCGCAGACAATTCGTGGGCGCCGCCGGCGCGCTGGCAGGCCTCATCACCCTCGGCTCCGCCGCCGCGCCGCTGGCCGCGCAAACCGCCTCCCCCAAAGGCTTCAAATTCAGCCTCAACACCGCCACCATCCGCGGCCAGAAACTTTCCCTCCCCGAGCAATTCGAAGTCGCCGCCAAGGCCGGCTACGATTTCATCGAACCCTGGCTCGGCGACCTCGCCAAATATGCCGAAAGCCACAGCCTCAAAGAACTGCGCCAGCGCGCCGACGACCTCGGCCTCAAGGTCATCAGCGGCATCGGCTTCCCCGAATGGGCCGTCAACGACGACGCCCGCCGCGCCCGCGCCATGGAGCAGCTTAAGCGCGAAATGGACCTCATGGCCCAACTGGGCGCGCCCCACATCGCCGCCCCGCCCGCGGGCATCTACGGCCGGGAAATCAAAGTCGAACTCGACCGCCTCGCCGAGCGCTATCGCGCCGTCCTCGATCTGGGCCGCCAAATGCAGGTCGTCCCCATGCTCGAAATCTGGGGCGCCTCCGCCAACCTCAACAACCTGGCCGACGCCACCTACGTCATCACCAAGGCCGCCCATCCCGATGCCTGCCTCCTGGCCGATGTCTATCACATCTACCGCGGCGGCTCCGACTTCGCCTCCCTCCGCGTCCTGGGCCCCACCTCCCTGCGCGTCTTCCACATGAACGACTACCCCGCCACCCCGCCCCGCGATGCGCTCCGCGACAGCGACCGCATCTGGCCCGGCGACGGCCAGGCGCCCATGAAAGAAATCTTTGCCCACTTCCTCGCCAACGGCAGCCGCCCCGTCCTCTCCCTCGAGCTGTTCAACAACGAGTACTACAAACTCCCCGCCCTCGAAGCCGCCCGCACCGGCCTGGCCAAAATGAAAAAGTGCGTGGAATAA
- a CDS encoding serine O-acetyltransferase — MTNTVTRLADQLLASYQQQGGINHVDGKNLPSQNAVVAITTDLLRLLFPGFFDDKPLHSSELQWETTVLVHKVLGRLEEEIYKSLEYLPPEGARKKDLRPLARQCAEELLAGLPCLREILQTDVEAAYNGDPAALSREEVIVAYPFVEAIAVHRLAHELYRRRIALIPRIMSEWAHSRTGMDIHPGATIGSHFFVDHCTGTVIGETSVLGHHVKLYQGVALIARSLSGGQQLRGVKRHPTLQDRVTVYAGATIMGGDTVVGEGSTIGANVFLSHSVPPRSLVVMEDVKVRVLNKEARHSVDFQI, encoded by the coding sequence GTGACCAACACCGTAACCCGACTGGCCGATCAGTTGCTGGCCTCCTACCAACAGCAGGGCGGCATCAACCACGTGGACGGCAAAAACCTGCCCTCCCAAAACGCCGTCGTCGCCATCACCACCGACCTCCTCCGCCTCTTGTTTCCCGGTTTCTTCGACGACAAACCCCTCCACTCCTCCGAGCTTCAGTGGGAAACCACCGTCCTCGTCCACAAGGTCCTCGGCCGCCTGGAGGAGGAAATCTACAAAAGCCTCGAATACCTGCCCCCCGAAGGCGCCCGTAAAAAAGACCTCCGCCCCCTCGCCCGCCAATGCGCCGAAGAACTCCTGGCCGGCCTCCCCTGCCTGCGCGAAATCTTGCAAACCGACGTCGAGGCCGCCTACAACGGCGACCCCGCCGCCCTGAGCCGCGAGGAGGTCATCGTGGCCTATCCCTTTGTCGAGGCCATCGCCGTCCACCGCCTCGCGCACGAGCTTTACCGCCGGCGCATCGCCCTCATCCCCCGCATCATGTCCGAGTGGGCCCACAGCCGCACCGGCATGGACATCCACCCCGGCGCCACCATCGGCTCCCATTTCTTTGTGGACCACTGCACCGGCACCGTCATCGGCGAAACCAGCGTCCTCGGCCACCACGTCAAGCTCTACCAGGGCGTCGCGCTCATCGCCCGCTCCCTCTCCGGCGGCCAGCAGCTCCGCGGCGTCAAACGCCACCCCACCCTCCAGGACCGCGTCACCGTCTATGCCGGCGCCACCATCATGGGCGGCGATACCGTCGTGGGCGAGGGCAGCACCATCGGCGCCAATGTCTTCCTCAGCCACAGCGTGCCCCCGCGCTCCCTCGTCGTCATGGAAGACGTCAAAGTCAGGGTGCTCAACAAGGAAGCCCGCCACTCCGTGGATTTCCAAATCTGA